In Mauremys reevesii isolate NIE-2019 linkage group 14, ASM1616193v1, whole genome shotgun sequence, a single window of DNA contains:
- the TMEM95 gene encoding sperm-egg fusion protein TMEM95 isoform X2, producing MGPGWGAGAPQLALAAAAPWALFPGPTLAAPLLLTLALLAPLARSCVQCRAGHRDIPARFARLCARYRQLHARPGCPGRPWDPAAFKGFALDEQAMDAVTEKTHRVLRLIEINQTLSDLPKFWDWLREVKLLEYSKEGGSALAINCSSCKKGEVPCWALKKCYPGRRDLRDSLLLLSVLSASSLLGGVITCALQFRFYPLPE from the exons atggggccaggctggggagccggtgccccccagCTGGCCCTGGCAGCGGCTGCCCCCTGGGCTCTGttccccggccccaccctggctgcccccctgctGCTGACGCTCGCCCTCCTGGCCCCCCTGGCCCGGAGCTGCGTTCAGTGCCGGGCGGGGCACCGGGACATCCCGGCCCGTTTCGCCCGGCTCTGCGCCCGCTACCGCCAGCTTCACGCCCGCCCCGGCTGCCCCGGCCGCCCCTGGGACCCGGCGGCCTTCAAGGGGTTCGCCCTGG atgAGCAAGCCATGGATGCGGTGACTGAGAAAACCCACCGAGTCTTACGTCTCATTG agaTCAACCAGACCCTCTCCGACCTGCCCAAGTTCTGGGACTGGCTGCGGGAAGTGAAGCTACTGGAATACAGCAAGGAGG GGGGCTCGGCCTTGGCCATCAACTGCTCCAGCTGCAAGAAGGGGGAGGTGCCCTGCTGGGCCCTGAAAAAATGTTACCCCG ggcgcAGGGATCTGCGggactccctgctgctgctgagcgTCCTCTCCGCCTCCAGCCTGCTCGGGGGGGTCATCACCTGCGCCCTGCA GTTCCGGTTCTACCCGCTGCCCGAGtga
- the TMEM95 gene encoding sperm-egg fusion protein TMEM95 isoform X3 encodes MGPGWGAGAPQLALAAAAPWALFPGPTLAAPLLLTLALLAPLARSCVQCRAGHRDIPARFARLCARYRQLHARPGCPGRPWDPAAFKGFALDEQAMDAVTEKTHRVLRLIVLCPPACRGSALAINCSSCKKGEVPCWALKKCYPGRRDLRDSLLLLSVLSASSLLGGVITCALQFRFYPLPE; translated from the exons atggggccaggctggggagccggtgccccccagCTGGCCCTGGCAGCGGCTGCCCCCTGGGCTCTGttccccggccccaccctggctgcccccctgctGCTGACGCTCGCCCTCCTGGCCCCCCTGGCCCGGAGCTGCGTTCAGTGCCGGGCGGGGCACCGGGACATCCCGGCCCGTTTCGCCCGGCTCTGCGCCCGCTACCGCCAGCTTCACGCCCGCCCCGGCTGCCCCGGCCGCCCCTGGGACCCGGCGGCCTTCAAGGGGTTCGCCCTGG atgAGCAAGCCATGGATGCGGTGACTGAGAAAACCCACCGAGTCTTACGTCTCATTG TTCTGTGCCCGCCGGCTTGCC GGGGCTCGGCCTTGGCCATCAACTGCTCCAGCTGCAAGAAGGGGGAGGTGCCCTGCTGGGCCCTGAAAAAATGTTACCCCG ggcgcAGGGATCTGCGggactccctgctgctgctgagcgTCCTCTCCGCCTCCAGCCTGCTCGGGGGGGTCATCACCTGCGCCCTGCA GTTCCGGTTCTACCCGCTGCCCGAGtga
- the TMEM95 gene encoding sperm-egg fusion protein TMEM95 isoform X1: MGPGWGAGAPQLALAAAAPWALFPGPTLAAPLLLTLALLAPLARSCVQCRAGHRDIPARFARLCARYRQLHARPGCPGRPWDPAAFKGFALDEQAMDAVTEKTHRVLRLIEINQTLSDLPKFWDWLREVKLLEYSKEVLCPPACRGSALAINCSSCKKGEVPCWALKKCYPGRRDLRDSLLLLSVLSASSLLGGVITCALQFRFYPLPE, translated from the exons atggggccaggctggggagccggtgccccccagCTGGCCCTGGCAGCGGCTGCCCCCTGGGCTCTGttccccggccccaccctggctgcccccctgctGCTGACGCTCGCCCTCCTGGCCCCCCTGGCCCGGAGCTGCGTTCAGTGCCGGGCGGGGCACCGGGACATCCCGGCCCGTTTCGCCCGGCTCTGCGCCCGCTACCGCCAGCTTCACGCCCGCCCCGGCTGCCCCGGCCGCCCCTGGGACCCGGCGGCCTTCAAGGGGTTCGCCCTGG atgAGCAAGCCATGGATGCGGTGACTGAGAAAACCCACCGAGTCTTACGTCTCATTG agaTCAACCAGACCCTCTCCGACCTGCCCAAGTTCTGGGACTGGCTGCGGGAAGTGAAGCTACTGGAATACAGCAAGGAGG TTCTGTGCCCGCCGGCTTGCC GGGGCTCGGCCTTGGCCATCAACTGCTCCAGCTGCAAGAAGGGGGAGGTGCCCTGCTGGGCCCTGAAAAAATGTTACCCCG ggcgcAGGGATCTGCGggactccctgctgctgctgagcgTCCTCTCCGCCTCCAGCCTGCTCGGGGGGGTCATCACCTGCGCCCTGCA GTTCCGGTTCTACCCGCTGCCCGAGtga
- the PLSCR3 gene encoding phospholipid scramblase 3, translated as MRPIEHSPPRRLLLRVLSSDVKENNVPPSSSPPFMYVKTVLVSPVSVFSSPYETRPSFSNLPSPLTDPFPQYAPPRAVISQFVCAHRIVPSRREDFAFVLIEFHPVNFTPGLWIILNFNPILQSTRNPSVTVSGLATTAPPAGYPQATYPSAPYPSPHPAPPVPTPGFNIYPSSNPGAGPLVQPQSPPQAYGDPAAQQPHPAITPYLPVSTGIPPGLEYLMQIDQVLIQQKVELVEAFVGFETANKYELRDGLGRRLFEAEEQSDCCTRNCCGSLRRLRLSVAEPGGRPVLRLLRPLKCATCWCPCCLQELEVQCPPGTTIGHVVQTWHPFTPKFSVQDAEKQTVLRVLGPCCVFRCGGDVNFEVKTSDESRGVGRISKQWGGLLKEVFTDTDVFGIQFPVDLDVKMKAVLLGACFLIDYMFFEKSGTTSQRSTVLSS; from the exons ATGCGGCCGATCGAGCACTCGccgccgcggcgcctcctgcttcGTGTCCTGTCCTCGGACGTTAAAGAGAACAatgtccctccctcctcctcaccaccTTTTATGTACGTGAAAACCGTGCTGGTGTCCCCCgtctcggtcttctcttctccatacGAAACACGCCCGAGTTTTTCCAACCTTCCCTCGCCGCTCACGG atccctttcctcagtacgCCCCCCCCCGGGCCGTCATTTCCCAGTTTGTGTGTGCGCACCGGATTGTTCCTTCCCGAAGGGAGGACTTTGCGTTTGTCCTTATTGAGTTTCATCCAGTTAACTTCACACCAGGACTctggatcattttgaattttaatcccatcCTGCAAAGCACTCGCAACCCCTCTGTAACAGTGTCGGGACTCGCCACCACAGCGCCTCCCGCTG GTTACCCCCAGGCTACTTACCCCTCCGCCCCATACCCCagtccccaccccgcccccccagtccccaccccagGATTCAACATCTACCCCTCCTCCAATCCGGGTGCGGGGCCGCTGGTCCAgccccagtccccgccccagGCATACGGGGACCCCGCCGCTCAACAGCCCCACCCGGCCATCACGCCCTATCTGCCCGTGTCCACCGGCATCCCCCCGGGGCTGGAGTATCTAATGCAG ATCGACCAGGTTCTGATCCAGCAGAAAGTGGAGCTGGTGGAAG ccttcGTCGGCTTCGAGACGGCCAACAAGTACGAGCTGCGGGACGGGCTGGGCCGGCGGCTCTTCGAGGCCGAGGAGCAGAGCGACTGCTGCACCCGcaactgctgcgggtccctgcgGCGCCTCCGGCTGAGCGTGGCCGAGCCGGGGGGCCGCCCCGTGCTGCGCCTCCTGCGCCCCCTCAAGTGCGCCACCTGCTGGTGCCCCTGCTGCCTGCAGGAG ctggaggTGCAGTGCCCCCCGGGCACCACCATCGGGCACGTGGTGCAGACCTGGCACCCCTTCACCCCCAAGTTCTCCGTCCAGGACGCCGAGAAGCAGACGGTGCTGCGGGTGCTCGGGCCCTGCTGCGTCTTTCGCTGCGGGGGGGACGTCAACTTCGAG gtgaAGACGAGCGATGAGTCGCGGGGTGTGGGCCGGATCAGTAAGCAGTGGGGGGGGCTGCTGAAGGAGGTCTTCACCGACACCGACGTCTTCGGCATCCAGTTCCCCGTGGACCTGGACGTCAAGATGAAGGCCGTGCTGCTGGGGGCCTGCTTCCTCATC gattACATGTTCTTCGAGAAATCAGGCACCACCAGCCAGAGGAGCACGGTGCTGAGCAGCTAG
- the TNK1 gene encoding non-receptor tyrosine-protein kinase TNK1 isoform X1, with translation MAPDDGTDWLLALLTEIQLEQFYLKIRDELHVTRLGHFDYVKPADLDHIGMGRPGQRRLEDAIKRRKQQGPRPKSWVYKMIGGPRTQEPGEGPSQPPPPRPDSDTPLKCLISEWDLRLRERLGDGCFGVVHRGEWTPPGGGTISVAVKSLRSDVSTDPLALVDFLNEVNAMSGLEHPHLLRLHGVVLSQPLKMVTELAPLGSLYDQLRPPYPLHRLWLYAVQVAQGMTYLESKLFIHRDLAARNVLLASEEHAKIGDFGLMRALSSKGDRYIMGAHRKIPFAWCAPESLRSGVFSHASDVWMFGVTLWEMFSYCEEPWMGCSGRQIMLKVEREGARLGCPEDCPRGLYGLQRRCWAHNPEERPHFRDIIGLLHELRPREVRATQDLNEPGWLRLETNDLITVIEGSPESSTWRGQNRRTLRVGIFPASVVSLEESPTAGVPRISLPVPNSFQHVGHGDPDPGRGWGAPDCIEEPKEKPRDRKEPGGIKPGGLQLLRLTRLSKSLDSVADFSVLRTTPRRPGDDLAFLPHRLSNPPSRPPREMGLRPLETPPKSRPAPRPCQPRRIDAPLQQPGARDRREAGGPRAPGGAHRAAVGVMGPPCGGQKGNSDVERKIKEVEEKVHGVTVEECHEALRLHGWDTQKAIETLKVDQLFHISPHSRVECRRILEKHRWNLAMASRYVLSRGLRA, from the exons atgGCCCCGGACGACGGCACCGACTGGCTCCTGGCCCTGCTCACCGAAATCCAGCTGGAGCAGTTTTACCTCAAGATCCGGGACGAGTTACATGTCACCCGCCTGGGCCACTTCGACTACGTCAAACCCGCCGACCTCGACCACATTGGCATGGGGCGCCCCG GTCAGCGGCGGCTGGAAGACGCCATCAAACGCAGGAAGCAGCAGGGGCCGCGCCCCAAGTCCTGGGTTTATAAG ATGATTGGTGGCCCGAGGACCCaggagccgggggaggggccctcccagcccccgcctccccGCCCGGACTCAGACACCCCCCTGAAATGTCTGATCAGCGAGTGGGACCTGCGCCTGCGGGAGCGGCTGGGCGACGGCTGCTTCGGGGTGGTGCACCGGGGGGAGTggaccccgcccggcgggggcaCC ATCTCCGTGGCGGTGAAATCCCTCCGCTCCGACGTCAGCACCGACCCCCTCGCGCTGGTCGATTTCCTCAACGAGGTGAATGCCATGAGCGGCCTGGAGCACCCCCACCTCCTGCGGCTCCACGGCGTcgtgctcagccagcccctcaAGATG GTGACGGAGCTGGCCCCGCTCGGCTCGCTGTACGACCAGCTGCGCCCGCCCTACCCCCTGCACCGGCTCTGGCTCTACGCGGTGCAGGTGGCCCAGGGGATGACGTACCTGGAGTCGAAGCTCTTCATCCACCGGGACCTGGCCGCCCGCAACGTCCTGCTGGCCTCGGAGGAGCACGCCAAGATCGGCGACTTCGGCCTCATGCGGGCGCTCTCCAGCAAGGGGGACCGGTACATCATGGGCGCGCACCGCAAAATCCCCTTCGCCTG gtgcGCCCCCGAGAGCCTGCGCTCCGGCGTCTTCTCCCACGCGTCCGACGTCTGGATGTTCGGGGTCACCCTCTGGGAGATGTTCTCCTACTGCGAGGAGCCCTGGATGGGGTGCTCGGGGCGCCAG ATCATGCTGAAGGTGGAGCGGGAGGGGGCGCGGCTGGGGTGCCCCGAGGACTGTCCCCGCGGCCTGTACGGGCTGCAGCGGCGCTGCTGGGCCCACAACCCCGAGGAGAGACCCCACTTCCGGGACATCATCGGCCTGCTGCACGag CTCCGTCCCCGGGAGGTGAGAGCCACTCAGGACTTGAATGAACCGGGGTGGCTGAGATTAGAAACCAACGATCTCATCACGGTGATTGAGGGCAG ccctGAGTCCTCGACCTGGCGGGGCCAGAACCGGCGGACTCTGCGGGTCGGGATCTTCCCGGCCTCGGTGGTGAGCCTGGAGGAATCGCCCACTGCTGGGGTGCCCCGGATCAGCCTCCCCGTCCCCAACAGCTTCCAGCACGTGGGGCACGGCGACCCCGACCCCGGCCGCGGCTGGGGCGCCCCTGACTGCATAGAGGA gcCGAAGGAGAAGCCCCGGGACCGTAAAGAACCTGGCGGGATCAAACCgggggggctgcagcttctccggCTGACGC GTCTGTCTAAGAGTCTGGACTCCGTGGCGGATTTCAGCGTCCTTCGGACGACCCCCAGGCGTCCGGGTGACGATCTTGCCTTCCTGCCTCATCGCCTCAGCAACCCACCGTCCCGCCCGCCGAGGGAAATGGGGCTCCGGCCTCTGGAGACGCCCCCAAAGTCCCGGCCTGCCCCTCGGCCCTGCCAACCCCGCAGGATAGATGCTCCCCTCCAGCAACCTGGGGCCAGGgacaggagggaggcaggggggcccagggcccctgggggggcccacagggctgcagtgggggtcaTGGGGCCCCCATGTGGGGGGCAGAAAGGCAACAGCGATGTGGAGCGGAAAATCAAAGAG GTGGAGGAGAAGGTCCACGGGGTGACGGTGGAGGAGTGTCACGAGGCCCTGAGGCTGCACGGCTGGGACACCCAGAAAGCCATCGAGACGCTGAAG GTTGACCAGCTGTTCCACATCAGCCCGCACTCCCGCGTCGAGTGCCGGCGCATCCTGGAGAAGCATCGCTGGAACCTGGCCATGGCCTCCCGCTACGTCCTGAGCCGTGGCCTCCGGGCCTGA
- the TNK1 gene encoding non-receptor tyrosine-protein kinase TNK1 isoform X2, producing MSPAWATSTTSNPPTSTTLAWGAPMIGGPRTQEPGEGPSQPPPPRPDSDTPLKCLISEWDLRLRERLGDGCFGVVHRGEWTPPGGGTISVAVKSLRSDVSTDPLALVDFLNEVNAMSGLEHPHLLRLHGVVLSQPLKMVTELAPLGSLYDQLRPPYPLHRLWLYAVQVAQGMTYLESKLFIHRDLAARNVLLASEEHAKIGDFGLMRALSSKGDRYIMGAHRKIPFAWCAPESLRSGVFSHASDVWMFGVTLWEMFSYCEEPWMGCSGRQIMLKVEREGARLGCPEDCPRGLYGLQRRCWAHNPEERPHFRDIIGLLHELRPREVRATQDLNEPGWLRLETNDLITVIEGSPESSTWRGQNRRTLRVGIFPASVVSLEESPTAGVPRISLPVPNSFQHVGHGDPDPGRGWGAPDCIEEPKEKPRDRKEPGGIKPGGLQLLRLTRLSKSLDSVADFSVLRTTPRRPGDDLAFLPHRLSNPPSRPPREMGLRPLETPPKSRPAPRPCQPRRIDAPLQQPGARDRREAGGPRAPGGAHRAAVGVMGPPCGGQKGNSDVERKIKEVEEKVHGVTVEECHEALRLHGWDTQKAIETLKVDQLFHISPHSRVECRRILEKHRWNLAMASRYVLSRGLRA from the exons ATGTCACCCGCCTGGGCCACTTCGACTACGTCAAACCCGCCGACCTCGACCACATTGGCATGGGGCGCCCCG ATGATTGGTGGCCCGAGGACCCaggagccgggggaggggccctcccagcccccgcctccccGCCCGGACTCAGACACCCCCCTGAAATGTCTGATCAGCGAGTGGGACCTGCGCCTGCGGGAGCGGCTGGGCGACGGCTGCTTCGGGGTGGTGCACCGGGGGGAGTggaccccgcccggcgggggcaCC ATCTCCGTGGCGGTGAAATCCCTCCGCTCCGACGTCAGCACCGACCCCCTCGCGCTGGTCGATTTCCTCAACGAGGTGAATGCCATGAGCGGCCTGGAGCACCCCCACCTCCTGCGGCTCCACGGCGTcgtgctcagccagcccctcaAGATG GTGACGGAGCTGGCCCCGCTCGGCTCGCTGTACGACCAGCTGCGCCCGCCCTACCCCCTGCACCGGCTCTGGCTCTACGCGGTGCAGGTGGCCCAGGGGATGACGTACCTGGAGTCGAAGCTCTTCATCCACCGGGACCTGGCCGCCCGCAACGTCCTGCTGGCCTCGGAGGAGCACGCCAAGATCGGCGACTTCGGCCTCATGCGGGCGCTCTCCAGCAAGGGGGACCGGTACATCATGGGCGCGCACCGCAAAATCCCCTTCGCCTG gtgcGCCCCCGAGAGCCTGCGCTCCGGCGTCTTCTCCCACGCGTCCGACGTCTGGATGTTCGGGGTCACCCTCTGGGAGATGTTCTCCTACTGCGAGGAGCCCTGGATGGGGTGCTCGGGGCGCCAG ATCATGCTGAAGGTGGAGCGGGAGGGGGCGCGGCTGGGGTGCCCCGAGGACTGTCCCCGCGGCCTGTACGGGCTGCAGCGGCGCTGCTGGGCCCACAACCCCGAGGAGAGACCCCACTTCCGGGACATCATCGGCCTGCTGCACGag CTCCGTCCCCGGGAGGTGAGAGCCACTCAGGACTTGAATGAACCGGGGTGGCTGAGATTAGAAACCAACGATCTCATCACGGTGATTGAGGGCAG ccctGAGTCCTCGACCTGGCGGGGCCAGAACCGGCGGACTCTGCGGGTCGGGATCTTCCCGGCCTCGGTGGTGAGCCTGGAGGAATCGCCCACTGCTGGGGTGCCCCGGATCAGCCTCCCCGTCCCCAACAGCTTCCAGCACGTGGGGCACGGCGACCCCGACCCCGGCCGCGGCTGGGGCGCCCCTGACTGCATAGAGGA gcCGAAGGAGAAGCCCCGGGACCGTAAAGAACCTGGCGGGATCAAACCgggggggctgcagcttctccggCTGACGC GTCTGTCTAAGAGTCTGGACTCCGTGGCGGATTTCAGCGTCCTTCGGACGACCCCCAGGCGTCCGGGTGACGATCTTGCCTTCCTGCCTCATCGCCTCAGCAACCCACCGTCCCGCCCGCCGAGGGAAATGGGGCTCCGGCCTCTGGAGACGCCCCCAAAGTCCCGGCCTGCCCCTCGGCCCTGCCAACCCCGCAGGATAGATGCTCCCCTCCAGCAACCTGGGGCCAGGgacaggagggaggcaggggggcccagggcccctgggggggcccacagggctgcagtgggggtcaTGGGGCCCCCATGTGGGGGGCAGAAAGGCAACAGCGATGTGGAGCGGAAAATCAAAGAG GTGGAGGAGAAGGTCCACGGGGTGACGGTGGAGGAGTGTCACGAGGCCCTGAGGCTGCACGGCTGGGACACCCAGAAAGCCATCGAGACGCTGAAG GTTGACCAGCTGTTCCACATCAGCCCGCACTCCCGCGTCGAGTGCCGGCGCATCCTGGAGAAGCATCGCTGGAACCTGGCCATGGCCTCCCGCTACGTCCTGAGCCGTGGCCTCCGGGCCTGA